Within the Mastacembelus armatus chromosome 23, fMasArm1.2, whole genome shotgun sequence genome, the region ATGAATACTGCAGTGGTTTTTATTGAAATCCTGAATAACACACTCATTGTGGTCTTTGATCGTGTCAGGTGAGTTGGCCATATTGATCAGGGCAAGCATCGGTTGTActtttaaaactgaactgaGATCAGCTGATGGGTTTAAGgtttgtttctgcagaaaatcttttgtttttaacGACTATTTGAACAAGGAAGGAAAcgtaaaaacaaacagctgatggtttctttttgtttgaaataatgACAGTTTCAACTCTTCTGAAGTTTATTTTGCGTTTTATCAGTTGTCAATAATCTGTTAAAAACTTGAACAGATTCTGTAGGAACAATCAGAGGAGCACTGAACTGAACCCATCAGGATTTCACAGTGAGATGGGTAAATTAAAGGACCAATTCTGAGCTTTCTTTACTAACACCTGGACAGCAAGGGAAGCCCCAGATCCTCCTGAGCCTCCCTCTTTCCTGGAGCTGATGATGAACCCGGTCAAAGTCCTGGTGTTCAGGGGATGGTGGGGGTCCAGGGCCCCTGGACCTGTTGGCTCTGCAAAAGCCTTTGCAGCTCTTTAAACTGCTCCACTGTCTGGTCcttcacatctggatttgatATCTGGAGCCGGATGCTGTCTGTGGACCAGCTGAGTTCTCCAGAGAACATTTCAGTCAGGATCCGAGCCACCACAGGGACCACCTAAGGATAGGAACCACCAGTTACGGTGCTGAACAACCAAACTGCAGTGTGAGTCTTGATATTTCTGACAGTAGATTGTTTTGATCGCCCCTTGTGGTTGAGTGTTTCCACCACACAACCAGTCTGCTGACCTGCACAATGATGAGTTTCTTCTCTTTAGGTTTCTTGTCGGGCCAGTCCTCCCCAAAACAGAAGTAGATCTCAAAAGGTGGAGGGTTTGGAGCTTCTCCTTTCTGGAACAGGATCAGTCCTGAAGACAGAGGTTTATTTTAACATGTGGCTCAGATGTGTTGAAGttgaatttttcatttcataaatttaaatttgtcaCCTTGCAGGAAGTCATTGAGGCTAAACACTTTAatcttcttctccctctccatGGGGTTTGGTGGACCCTGTTCGGGCATGCCTGGCCCAGACCAGAACACCTTACACTGACAGAGGCGGACTGCATAGATGTCCTGTTCCCAGATCTCCAGGATCAGACCTCGATCCATTACATCTAGCAGGGCCTCAGTATAGAACTGCTGCTTCTGGTTTTGGATCTCGGACGTCCCCGGGAACAGAACCTGCTGCAGGGTGACAGGTCCAAACAGGTCGACCTGCTCTGGGGTCGGCCCTAGGTGTCCATAGTACAACCGGCAGCCTTGAGGGTTACTGACTGTCAGAGAGGCCATGGTCCGGCCCCGGTACTGGAACTTAAGGTCCAGATCTGTTACTATAACAACACAGAGCGATAGAGGAGACTGTTACTATGGAAACAGCCCCATGATGTCACGTGCGTTTTAAATCagtcaaaatacattttaattggGTCTAACTATATTAATAGCTCACTGTCCCGCAGTTTCCTCAGTGTTGCTGAGCAAACCGTTGTGATGTtcagagtgaaaaatgtttttgaatctTGTTTAGCCACAGAACCTGTTACATCGTCAACCGCACCTTCACTGTGAGCCAAGATGTGGGCGTGACATCCAGGCCGAACGTAAAATAAACCACTTTATGCTGCTGATATTGGCAGTAAACAGCAGAGCTATGTGTGAATATAACATCTGAGGTCAAGAACGCTGAGACCTGGGACAGGAGCTGAGACGCATGCTGCTGTGTCATGGTTTTTCAAGGACGGGTAAATCACCACTCACCCACGCATCAAATCTTGAACAGTCTGTCACTGATGAGACACCCACTAAAAACGCGTCTGACTTCCTGCTGAGGATGCAGACTCCGCACTCACTCCAGTTATACAAGGACCGAAGGACTCGCACTAATGGTATTCCCTGACTCCTATGGTACCCCTGCCCAGCAGGATAccccaagtccacaaaacacatgcagactggATAGACAAATGCCCACAAGTCCTTCAGGATCCCTGAGGTAACCGACTGCTCCACTGATCAATCTAGTTGCATCCTATTTGAAACTAAGTTCTACAGGGTTTCTTGTGGACCTGTTGGACCTGACTATTTGCTGGACAGAGATTAAACCTAAAAGTTAGGTTGTACTCACATGGGACACTGCTCAGCAGGTCATACTTGCAGGGTTGCTGGTTCTGGATGTCCCTTGTGCTGCTAGCTTCCATCAGGATGGGTCCAGGGGGTGCAGAGGCAGCTGAAGGGGGCAGGGAGTTCAGGGCCTGGGGACCATCATGGAGTCCTGCAGGATGGGCAAAGTTGCCCTGATCAACCATGTGATTCTGAGcgtggaggtcagaggtcagggggAGGGCTCTCTCAGGGAGGAGGGGCACAGGGATCACATGAGGTCCTAAAGTACCGTTGGACGACAAACTGAAGTGATTCACTTCTGAATGAGCTGGGATCCTGGGGTCTGACAACAAATGACATCATCACGTTACATCGTCTCATGACATCACATTATCCACCATTGTGTTTCCCTGGAGACGGTGTACTCACTGATGCTGAGGTCCATCAGATTGGGTATCTGggaataaaacagattttcatcAGTCAGGTGATAAAATGTGAACctacagtgttttgtgttttcacgtTTGGtttctcacctcctcctcctcgtcgtCAGCGCCATCTGATAGAAAAACAGACCAGACATCAGAAAGGATCTGATCTGCTGTTGACACAACTCAGGTCACTAAAATCCACATTACTGTCACCTGAAAGCATTAAACTCACCTGTGTTCCCCGGCTGCTCGCAGACTTCGTAGATTTTGAATGGCTGGACCGGAGTCTCCTTGGTGCCATCATATTTCAGCTGAAACTCGCGGCTTTTATTCAAAGCACAGCGGAGGTTTGCTTTCCATTTGGCAGGGTCAGGTTCATCCACACCTTCCTGATATTTACCTGTTTCCACAGCCCACGCCTGAAAGACAGAGCAGGGTTTACACAGGCCACATGTACAAATACACTTTACTTCAGGACATTATGTGATTTCACAGACAAGCTATAAAAACTTTCCTGAACAAGTGGCTTTTTAGAAGATACTGGATTCACAATACCACCTTAAAAAAGAGAGCTGGACctgttttcatacatttataGTTTGTAGTGagatgtgtgtaaaatgtttgaacagtgacaaataaaagcagaagcTCTGAAGGGGAAGTGacttttttgtgtttcccaGCCGGAAGTCGACTGTtcacaaacagtgaaatgaaactcAGACTCCAGCAGAAATTCAAACACATTTGCTTCGTTTTACTTTGccagttttcattcattctgtttttattataaggtctaaattcattaaaacaaaattgcaAATTGCAAACAAATGTTACTTCAGGGTTTCCTGATGTGTGgcctttatattttcttttgcttttgtgattgtgttttattgacTTAGTGTctttttaatcttgtttttgaGCTGACGGTGATTCAGAATGACAAAGAATAAAAAGTGTATTGACAATCTGTCAAgttaaataactttttttaaactatttgaAAAATTTCATAAGGtctgatattttattttcccaaCTTGCTCGTCTTGTTTGGGAGGTTTTATTACATGTATTCACATTTGCAggattatttcattttcagtttgcttCACACCCTCTTTTTGTTAAATGTAAGTTAATGTCTCATAGTTGGTATGGCACGGTAGAACAGTGGTGTCACACCGtctcctcccagcagcaggttgtgggtctgaacccaggtggacccggggcctttttgtgtggagtctgcatgttgtccctgtgtctgtgtgggttttctcctcccacagtccaaacacatgcaggtcaggatttgagtctgaacccaggtggacccggggcctttctgtgtggagtctgcatgttgtccctgtgtctgtgtgtgttttctcctcccacagtccaaacacatgcaggtcaggattagggtctgaacccaggtggacccggggtcTTGcggtgtggagtctgcatgttgtccctgtgtctgtgtgggttttctcctcccacagtccaaacacatgcaggtcaggatttgagtctgaacccaggtggacccggggcctttctgtgtggagtctgcatgttgtccctgtgtctgtgtgtgttttctcctcccacagtccaaacacatgcaggtcaggattagggtctgaacccaggtggacccggggtcTTGcggtgtggagtctgcatgttgtccctgtgtctgtgtgggttttctcctcccacagtccaaacacatgcaggtcaggattagggtctgaacccaggtggacccggggcctttctgtgtggagtctgcatgttgtccctgtgtctgtgtgggttttctcttcccacagtccaaacacatgcaggtcaggattagggtctgaacccaggtggacccggggcctttctgtgtggagtctgcatgttgtccctgtgtctgtgtgggttttctcctcctacagtccaaacacatgcaggtcaggattagggtctgaacccaggtggacccggggcctttctgtgtggagtctgcatgttgtccctgtgtctgtgtgggttttctcctcccacagtccaaacacatccaggtcaggattagggtctggacccaggtggacccggggcctttctgtgtggagtctgcatgttgtccctgtgtctgtgtgggttttctcctcccacagtccaaacacatgcaggttcggttggttggtgactctaaattgtctgtaggtgtgaatgtgaatgtgtgtctgtctttgtatgCAGCCCTGTGTTTGGCTGCTTATCTGTCCGGCTGCTtatctgtccaggggggacccATCtccacccactgcatgctgggattggctgcagTCCCCCACCCTGGGCAGTGGTGGCAGATACTGGGTGGATGAATTTGTCATTATTGATCCTAACTTTCTTATGTCTGAagtctctgaaaaatatgatcAATCTCCAGGTGTTTTAATGGCACAAAGTCCTAATCAATAATCaggcagacaaaacaagaacatCTGAAGCTTTTTAGGCTTTCAGCAGTGTTTGGTAAATTATTGAAGGTGATTGATTTGATGTTTAATTTATGAGCACACCTTTATCATCAACCTGGTCAAAGTAACAACAGCCTGTCCCAGGAAAAGGTTCACTGCACCTTGAAGATGGTGTTTTCTTCCTCTGATGTTGGTGTGTGGCGTGTAGCGTGTTTCCAGGGGATCTGGAAGAGTCTTTGGTCTGAACTGAGCCACTGGAGACCAAGATACCTGCCACTGTTCACCTGAGCCAGGAGCCAGGGCTTCAGACGGATCCTCCGGGGGTGGACACTCATCCTGGGGGACGGCAGGAGGCTGGGAGCTGTGGGGTCAACACTGACTGGGCACTTCAGTGAAAATAGCTTTTCTGTTAATGACACATACAAAACAGACGATTTAACGCCTTGTCTTTATGGCTTTAACAGCTTCAGGTTTGCCATTCCGAGTTACAGGAGCCCTGCAGCTGGAGAACTGGAGAACTGCACAGCGGATCTGGGATCGGCAGGTTTGCTATAAACCCTTTCCTAACCCCTAACACACAGAAGCTGTTTGTTCAACTTGATGTTGTTCCTGCTAAGTTTTGGGAAGTCACAGAATCCGATCTCAGACCAGTATGGGTCACATTGGACCAAATCACATCAGGACTGACCTGTTCTTGAGAAACCTGACTGAACTGTTCTCGATCACACAAACGGAGATTCATGTGATTCATGAAGACAGAGGTGTGATGGACTCACCTGGTCCTGGTTGTGGTCACACTTGTTGATTCTCCTCTCCGTCAGAAAGACGCGGGCTCAAGGTTTAATCTCCTgctgcaacaaacaaacataaagccACCAGTTCAGACTGGACTTCCGGCCAGAAAcatgtaaaaatcacaaaagaaaaacgcgagacacagaacagaacagaacagaccCCTTCCGACCAGGGCACGGTCAGGTCTGACGCGCAGCCACAGTTACTTCCTGTCTGAAAGTCTTTACGGACAAATAAAAGCTCCAGTCACTCAATgagtacaaaataaaagtctatatACCAGTGAAGCGACTTTTACTGAATATTTTATGGatcaaaaacagacatgaaggCAGAAGATTTGTCTTTTGTCATGTTGCATCGAACATATTTCATTAGATATTACAGTTCGCGCGTGTTCAcggttttattgtgaaggagtGTCAGGTAGTTTCCGGTGTGTTATGTGAGCTTACCGCGAGATTTTACTGCTGCAGGTTCCTCCCTTTTCTCCTTTCGTTGTTCACggaaactaaataaatatttttgttttttgtttgttttagaaaaCGTCGATTTAAAAGTGAAACATTCATTAACTAACCGACTAACGCAGGAACTAGTTAGCAGCACTTTTACGTTTTCGACGTGTATATTAGTGAAGGCAAAAGTAAACAGTACATTAAAGGCCACATATGTTCTGCTAAAATGTGAATTATATGCAATACCAGATACACGGCTTTGTTATAGCGCCCCCAACAGGCCAAACGTGGTGTAGCTGGATTCACTTTTAAACAAAATCGTTGGTTTATTTCACGTAAAAGGGAACGTGCCAAACAGcggggcctgtttcagaaagcggGTTAACCCTGAACTGACATGGGAAACTCTGATCAGTTCAATCAGGCTAATTTACACCCGAGTAAAGCGCGTGCCCGACAGCATAAAAAGGCACAGATACGGAGTGGAAGACGCGCATATTTCTCCTCTGGAAGTTAAACTGGGAGTTTTAATCACCTCGAATACGGAACATgagcatttgttttaaaaaagcaatACTAAAGCCGCAGCAGAAGAACGTGAGCTGTCACTGGgtaactgatgtttttttctggattaaaactgttttttattaaactttttaaatatcttttaaacCTCTCTTGTTCCAACATTGGTGTGCTCCTCTGAATGTGTTCAGTGTCCATGTAGGTGCAACCCTACAGGTCCAAAACCAACGtggcagaaaattaaaatgaaatataaaaatctccTTCAAACAGATAGATATTATTATCATGGAATTATTTATTACATATCACAGCGCAACGCTGAATGTAGTAATGAAGAGGAGCCATCCATCCACTGCCCAACTAGCCACTGTAAGATTGTGCCTCCTGTTGAACATCTCTCTTTTGTGTTCTTCTAGTTCCCACTGGACAAATTCTACTTGGAACACAAGTTAACGGTGGGTCAGGTGATGTAGTGATATCTGATGGttttaacaacataaaatgaCCATTTACTGGATCTGTACGTGCAGGAAATAAAGAAGACTCGATACATATGGTCTCTTTGTTTTATCATACAACATGATTGTGtccatagatagatagatagatggatatattatagatagatagatagatagatatatgatagatagatagataggtagatagatagatagatggatatatgatagatagatagatatatgatagatagatagatagatagatggaaatattatagatagatagatggatagatagatagatagatggatatattatagatagatagatagatatatgatagatagatagatagatagatagatagatagatagatagatagatggaaatattatagatagatagatggatagatagatagatagatggatatattatagatagatagatagatatatgatagatagatagatagatggatggatatattatagatagatagatagatagatagatagatatattatagatagatagatagatagatagatagatggatatatgatagatagatagatatattatagatagatagatagatagatagatcagGGTTCTCGCCTAGTTTAAAAAATTCTGCGCACGTAGTTTCGAAAGCGCGAAATCACAACCTTCACACTTGTGGTGAAAGCTCGTTGGTTGTGTGGTCACGTGATTTGAAACATGTCGCCACCGTGTTTGAGCTTCAGAAGGTCGGTAAGGTTACAATTGTTCTGTCGGCTGAACACCTGAGGGCAGCGCGAATACACCTGAGCAGAAAGGAGGCGTCTGGACACCTGCGCACGGCGGAAGCACGGACAGAAAATCAGACCGAAAGCCAGTGGAGTTCTGGATGATGGAGGCGCTGATGTCACATTCCATTTGTCTTCATACAGGTGAGTCAGTTTTACCTGCGTTTGCAGTGATTGTTACTCCCCGCGGCCCTGTATCACCTGGTCAAGTGTGTGGGCCTGAACATGTGACGTATGTTGGCGTTTGTAGGAAGAAGCAGTTTGCTTGCTGTTGGTTTGGTTTGTAGTTGACTGAGATGCTGAGGTTGTGGCAGTGCTCACCTGTTCAGGTGTATGCAGATTAACGGATGGAGCGTTAAacacagttcagttcagtgtttgaCGGCTTTTCCCCTGAAATCTTTGGATCTGCTCATTGATCCACATCAGTCTGAACCTGCTGATTCACGATCAATAGTCTATAaataggtgttttttttaagtttactaAATGCACACTGCATTTAGTAAACTTTTGTTGCACGATTGTGTATAAACCAGTAAAACCAGCTTCATGTTTGACACCTTCAGTCTGTTCGCCCAGTACTATGGATTTTGTGTGGCCAGTCAATAGTCGTTATTGTCATCCCTTAAGGCACAGTTCAAGTAACTGAGTGTTTCTTTATGTTGTTATTTAAGTTAATAATTTACTCTCACCTTGTGTGGACACAGCTCACATTAGTCATTACAACACTTATGACGATTAAACATTATTGATAATCACTTTGGCTCCCAGTAAACAACAATCATAGGCTGTCAAACACCTTTCTAAATCAGTTTATCTGTGGATCA harbors:
- the irf5 gene encoding interferon regulatory factor 5, translating into MSVHPRRIRLKPWLLAQVNSGRYLGLQWLSSDQRLFQIPWKHATRHTPTSEEENTIFKAWAVETGKYQEGVDEPDPAKWKANLRCALNKSREFQLKYDGTKETPVQPFKIYEVCEQPGNTDGADDEEEEIPNLMDLSINPRIPAHSEVNHFSLSSNGTLGPHVIPVPLLPERALPLTSDLHAQNHMVDQGNFAHPAGLHDGPQALNSLPPSAASAPPGPILMEASSTRDIQNQQPCKYDLLSSVPLTDLDLKFQYRGRTMASLTVSNPQGCRLYYGHLGPTPEQVDLFGPVTLQQVLFPGTSEIQNQKQQFYTEALLDVMDRGLILEIWEQDIYAVRLCQCKVFWSGPGMPEQGPPNPMEREKKIKVFSLNDFLQGLILFQKGEAPNPPPFEIYFCFGEDWPDKKPKEKKLIIVQVVPVVARILTEMFSGELSWSTDSIRLQISNPDVKDQTVEQFKELQRLLQSQQVQGPWTPTIP